From a region of the Myxococcus stipitatus genome:
- a CDS encoding mucoidy inhibitor MuiA family protein, with the protein MLLLGLGLAAASLLHATTEAPITGVTVYSDRARVVRTASITLSGPQRLALPQLPEIVDPDSIQVEAQGADVTSVDIRPASAPPFSLEKARKLLATLDRLEDDVARVDAERAAIDLQLAAIRTLQPQAPGGDDGEDAAERQRVLASAPTSWNTSVSFVVDTLAKLEARRSALVERSLSLQFERQRRLEEAARLGELPRTPGIEVAVTVTGTGPAKLRLSYLVTRNVRWYPRFELQLQPEQQRVQVAFSGRVSQETGEDWTRAHLTLSTALPATATALPRLGTWKVGALERFIPVPFRAEEHPSPPPPLVERAPAPDLEFELRRQLLRRAGRPDNTPPSPSFVQRASTPTPASPASGASRTQAPRDGGLPSGQGAIIGTIIDAQNRQPVADVVITATSPNLKGEQTVVTDAQGTYRVPALPSGVYTLRFEKEQYKPYARSDIQLRMGRTVRVNVELLPESLGEVVEIVGAPPTIDVGSTMTGVSLSGEEIRRMPGGGGPASTGGGHGWSSSEPVVDSRVGLAPPSGWRPPVIAADLPASLAGGHDLAYAAPRPETVPSGLGERTIPLLIESWPVDVLRRVVPALADDAYLVAELASPSRNVLPGGEAALFVGADPAGTARLGVIVPGQPFTLPLGVDPAVRTTRNVRLVQSKEGFISKDELNTYEVTLEVPNPYPFPMKTHVVDQWPLNRDGAVEVKLVRTSPAAKQVPETGELSWDLVVPPSSKATVTFEYTLRRPQHWRLTQSR; encoded by the coding sequence ATGCTCCTGCTCGGACTCGGACTCGCCGCGGCCAGCCTGCTGCACGCCACCACCGAGGCACCCATCACCGGGGTCACCGTCTACAGCGACAGGGCCCGGGTGGTGCGCACCGCCTCCATCACCCTCTCCGGCCCCCAGCGACTCGCCCTGCCCCAGCTGCCGGAAATCGTCGACCCGGACTCCATCCAGGTGGAGGCGCAGGGCGCCGACGTCACCTCCGTCGACATCCGTCCCGCCAGCGCCCCACCTTTCTCCCTGGAGAAGGCTCGCAAGCTGCTCGCCACCCTCGACCGGTTGGAAGACGACGTCGCCCGGGTCGACGCCGAGCGCGCCGCCATCGACCTCCAGCTGGCCGCCATCCGGACGCTCCAGCCCCAAGCGCCCGGCGGCGACGACGGGGAGGACGCGGCCGAGCGCCAGCGCGTCCTCGCCTCGGCGCCCACCAGTTGGAATACGTCCGTCTCGTTCGTCGTGGACACCCTCGCGAAGCTCGAGGCCCGCCGGAGCGCGCTGGTGGAGCGCTCCCTCTCGCTACAGTTCGAGCGACAGCGGCGCCTCGAGGAGGCCGCGCGACTGGGGGAGCTGCCCCGGACGCCCGGCATCGAGGTGGCGGTCACCGTCACGGGCACGGGCCCGGCGAAGCTGCGCCTGTCCTATCTCGTCACCCGGAACGTGCGCTGGTACCCGCGCTTCGAGCTGCAGTTGCAGCCGGAGCAGCAGCGCGTCCAGGTCGCCTTCTCAGGCCGCGTCAGCCAGGAGACGGGCGAGGACTGGACCCGGGCCCACCTCACCCTCAGCACCGCCCTGCCCGCCACCGCCACCGCGCTGCCTCGCCTGGGCACGTGGAAGGTCGGCGCCCTCGAACGCTTCATTCCCGTGCCCTTCCGCGCGGAGGAACACCCCAGTCCTCCCCCACCGCTCGTGGAGCGCGCACCCGCTCCCGACCTCGAATTCGAGCTGCGCCGGCAGTTGCTCCGCAGGGCGGGAAGGCCCGACAACACTCCGCCCTCCCCGTCCTTCGTGCAGCGCGCCTCCACGCCCACGCCCGCTTCCCCCGCGTCGGGTGCGTCCCGCACCCAGGCGCCGCGCGACGGGGGGCTCCCCTCCGGTCAGGGCGCCATCATCGGCACCATCATCGACGCGCAGAACCGCCAGCCCGTGGCCGACGTCGTCATCACCGCGACCTCTCCGAACCTGAAGGGCGAACAGACGGTCGTGACCGACGCCCAGGGCACCTACCGCGTCCCAGCCCTCCCCTCGGGGGTCTACACGCTGAGGTTCGAGAAGGAGCAATACAAGCCCTATGCCCGCTCCGACATTCAGCTGAGGATGGGGCGCACCGTCCGGGTGAACGTCGAGCTGCTCCCCGAATCGCTCGGAGAGGTCGTCGAAATCGTCGGAGCGCCGCCCACCATCGACGTGGGGAGCACGATGACGGGGGTGAGCCTCAGCGGAGAGGAGATTCGGAGGATGCCAGGGGGCGGTGGCCCCGCCAGCACAGGTGGTGGACATGGCTGGTCGTCCTCCGAGCCCGTCGTCGACAGTCGGGTGGGCCTTGCTCCGCCGTCGGGCTGGCGTCCTCCGGTCATCGCCGCGGACCTTCCCGCCTCGCTCGCGGGAGGCCATGACCTCGCCTACGCAGCGCCTCGGCCGGAGACGGTGCCCAGTGGGCTGGGGGAGCGGACCATCCCGCTGCTCATCGAGTCCTGGCCCGTCGACGTCCTGCGCAGGGTCGTCCCCGCGCTCGCGGACGACGCGTACCTCGTCGCGGAGCTCGCGAGCCCGTCGCGCAACGTGCTCCCGGGCGGAGAAGCCGCGCTCTTCGTCGGCGCCGACCCCGCGGGCACCGCGCGGCTGGGCGTCATCGTCCCTGGTCAACCCTTCACCCTGCCGCTCGGCGTGGACCCCGCCGTGCGCACCACGCGCAACGTGCGCCTGGTCCAATCGAAGGAGGGCTTCATCTCCAAGGACGAGCTCAACACGTACGAAGTCACGCTGGAGGTTCCCAACCCCTATCCCTTCCCCATGAAGACCCATGTGGTGGACCAGTGGCCGCTCAACCGCGACGGCGCGGTGGAGGTGAAGCTCGTGCGGACCTCGCCCGCCGCGAAGCAGGTCCCCGAGACGGGGGAGTTGAGCTGGGACCTCGTCGTGCCGCCGTCGAGCAAGGCCACCGTCACCTTCGAATACACCCTGCGCCGACCGCAGCACTGGCGCCTGACCCAGAGCCGGTGA
- a CDS encoding JmjC domain-containing protein: MPSTIDVATRFDWDVFVRRYWNRKPVLYRQPSQAPFTREAIFEAATSAARRHLEHPDAPGARANVTVTVEKLKQHGLGPWLPRPEDGSLEGYDARLAPTLGPRRYALIISLLHASGFQLWSQERAFFGELWRRVGLPLTGGITTLFHGNYEHSPVGVHLDRFTTFLFALRGRKRMRFWKQRPWKEDVSTVLDYAPYLATSFAAEVEPGDILYWPSTYYHVGESVGDQVTTSLNIGIPITEHQPLYSVQDVLGSLAEEPPAPRVARSRRMQSPLLERGALTRDGRLPTTLPSAFTEALGVFRDASRPRESRLNIQAAWLKRVSAGGFEPVPPPGPIERLEDGARIRGEPGAPILFEPGKAGAWSCAANGHVWHGSGGGRELVRFFDTLASGREAHVGALLAPFPKGPQTRHTHSRIAATREGLRSVLEKLHACRAITRI, translated from the coding sequence ATGCCCAGCACCATCGACGTCGCCACGCGCTTCGACTGGGATGTCTTCGTCAGACGCTACTGGAACCGGAAGCCCGTGCTGTACCGCCAGCCTTCCCAGGCGCCGTTCACGCGCGAGGCCATCTTCGAGGCAGCCACCTCTGCGGCCCGCCGCCACCTGGAGCACCCGGACGCACCGGGGGCCCGCGCCAATGTCACCGTCACCGTCGAGAAGCTGAAGCAGCACGGCCTCGGACCGTGGCTCCCGAGGCCCGAGGATGGCTCGCTGGAGGGGTATGACGCCAGGCTCGCGCCCACGCTCGGCCCCCGGCGATATGCCCTCATCATCTCCCTGCTCCACGCCTCGGGCTTCCAGCTGTGGTCCCAGGAGCGTGCCTTCTTCGGAGAGCTGTGGCGCCGCGTGGGCCTGCCCCTCACGGGAGGCATCACCACGCTCTTCCACGGGAACTACGAGCACAGCCCCGTGGGCGTCCACCTGGACCGCTTCACCACGTTCCTCTTCGCCCTGCGCGGGCGCAAGCGGATGCGGTTCTGGAAGCAGCGGCCCTGGAAGGAGGACGTCTCCACGGTGCTCGACTATGCGCCCTATCTCGCGACGTCCTTCGCGGCCGAGGTCGAACCCGGCGACATCCTCTACTGGCCCTCGACCTACTACCACGTGGGCGAAAGCGTCGGAGACCAGGTCACCACCAGCCTGAACATCGGCATCCCCATCACCGAGCACCAGCCCCTCTATTCCGTGCAGGACGTGCTGGGCTCGCTGGCCGAGGAGCCCCCCGCGCCCCGCGTGGCGCGAAGCCGTCGGATGCAGTCCCCCCTGCTCGAGCGCGGCGCGCTCACCCGGGACGGCCGCCTGCCGACCACCCTGCCCTCCGCCTTCACCGAGGCGCTCGGCGTCTTCCGTGACGCGAGCCGCCCACGCGAATCACGGCTCAACATCCAGGCCGCGTGGCTCAAACGTGTCTCCGCCGGAGGCTTCGAGCCCGTGCCGCCCCCCGGCCCCATCGAACGGCTCGAGGACGGCGCGCGCATCCGTGGCGAACCAGGGGCCCCCATCCTCTTCGAACCGGGCAAGGCGGGCGCCTGGAGTTGCGCCGCCAACGGCCATGTCTGGCATGGCTCGGGTGGAGGGAGGGAGCTCGTCCGGTTCTTCGACACGCTGGCCTCGGGACGCGAGGCCCACGTCGGCGCGCTGCTCGCCCCCTTCCCGAAGGGCCCTCAGACAAGACACACACACAGCAGGATTGCCGCAACGCGTGAAGGGCTGCGCAGTGTCCTGGAAAAGCTTCACGCCTGTCGCGCCATCACCCGAATATAA
- a CDS encoding mucoidy inhibitor MuiA family protein, which translates to MPLLPLTFLVLAASSQVSSVVVYPDRAQVTRVRDLTCHGATTAVFEHVPEVAARESFRARATGATLEGLTAEVRTRAEELAPERARWEARARELDAEQVRLEAAQAQAKDLEQLARSYTTVAVTRVTAELAGPRPEPRAWGASLDAALAVRLRAVKEARDVADKQRDLDRRRAEVDAELERLTRLEAREEQHVEVRLSCAEGTQVRVELTYLVGGASWEPAYEARAREAEGLVELTTLATVHQRTGEDWTGAKLLLSTAMPRQDATPPDVTPLYVSATKRPKERKVLVRREEEQLHAEAGGQARAAEGQGLRVISQGLSVQWEAQGTTTIPGDGGAVRVPLGRHRLEAAFSWRTVPKLQPVVFRVARLTNSTPFPLLPARVSIFRDTGFLGHQSLERVAQGAPFELTFGLEEALHVKRITVEEVARPEGLFGGKQRFRYVYRFQLTNLRKQPAQVELSEHVPISELDDVTVELETASTAGYTLDAADGIATWKVQLAPGERRDVDLAFHVDAPSSYETGSL; encoded by the coding sequence ATGCCCCTGCTTCCATTGACCTTCCTGGTGCTCGCCGCATCGTCCCAGGTGTCCTCCGTCGTCGTGTACCCGGACCGCGCGCAGGTCACCCGGGTCCGGGACCTCACCTGTCATGGCGCCACCACCGCCGTCTTCGAGCACGTGCCAGAGGTCGCGGCCCGGGAGAGCTTCCGGGCCCGCGCGACGGGCGCCACCCTGGAGGGCCTCACCGCCGAGGTCCGCACGCGGGCCGAGGAGCTGGCGCCCGAGCGGGCCCGGTGGGAGGCCCGTGCGCGGGAGCTCGACGCGGAGCAGGTCCGCCTGGAGGCCGCCCAGGCCCAGGCGAAGGACCTGGAGCAGCTCGCCCGGAGCTACACGACCGTGGCGGTGACGCGCGTCACCGCCGAGCTGGCCGGCCCCCGCCCCGAGCCCCGCGCGTGGGGCGCCTCGCTCGACGCGGCGCTGGCGGTGCGGCTGCGCGCGGTGAAGGAGGCGCGGGACGTCGCGGACAAGCAACGAGACCTCGACCGGCGACGCGCCGAGGTGGACGCCGAGCTCGAGCGGCTGACGCGGCTCGAGGCACGGGAGGAGCAGCACGTCGAGGTGAGGCTGTCCTGCGCCGAGGGCACCCAGGTGCGCGTCGAGCTGACCTATCTGGTGGGAGGCGCGTCGTGGGAGCCCGCCTACGAGGCCCGGGCCCGGGAGGCCGAGGGTCTCGTCGAGCTGACCACGTTGGCCACGGTGCACCAGCGGACAGGCGAGGACTGGACGGGCGCGAAGCTCCTGCTCTCCACGGCGATGCCCCGCCAGGACGCGACGCCTCCCGACGTGACGCCGCTGTACGTCTCCGCCACGAAGCGCCCGAAGGAGCGCAAGGTGCTGGTGCGTCGCGAGGAGGAGCAGCTCCACGCGGAAGCGGGCGGACAGGCCAGGGCCGCCGAGGGGCAGGGGCTGCGTGTCATATCGCAGGGGCTGTCCGTCCAGTGGGAGGCCCAGGGGACGACGACGATTCCCGGTGATGGCGGCGCGGTGCGCGTCCCGCTGGGGCGACACCGCCTGGAGGCGGCGTTCTCCTGGCGCACGGTGCCCAAGCTCCAGCCGGTGGTGTTCCGGGTCGCGCGGCTGACCAACTCCACGCCGTTCCCCCTGCTTCCCGCGAGGGTGAGCATCTTCCGGGACACGGGCTTCCTGGGGCACCAGTCCCTGGAGCGCGTGGCCCAGGGAGCGCCCTTCGAGCTCACCTTCGGTCTGGAGGAGGCGCTGCACGTCAAGCGCATCACCGTGGAGGAGGTCGCGCGGCCCGAGGGGCTCTTCGGGGGCAAGCAGCGCTTCCGCTACGTCTACCGCTTCCAGCTCACCAACCTCCGCAAGCAACCCGCCCAGGTCGAGCTGTCCGAGCACGTGCCCATCTCCGAGCTGGACGACGTCACGGTGGAGCTGGAGACGGCATCCACCGCCGGCTACACGCTCGACGCGGCTGACGGCATCGCCACCTGGAAGGTCCAGCTCGCGCCAGGAGAGCGCCGCGACGTGGACCTCGCCTTCCACGTCGACGCGCCCTCCAGCTACGAAACGGGCTCGCTCTAG
- a CDS encoding DUF6624 domain-containing protein — translation MARHGSRTGKDSPRRQQTLTRTGRALRDQLLRFDRLDGALREAWVASRFRDSAVARQLEALDAAGIAWLREVLAEHGWPGRTLVGAAASEAACRLVQHSTCAIHFQRRCLRMLQDAASRGDVPLRQVAYLTDAIRVRAGKKQLYGTKFREVDGELVPYPLEKPDTVDARRKRMELSSLSLYARRLRQRFPTS, via the coding sequence ATGGCCAGACACGGCTCACGCACCGGCAAGGACTCCCCCCGACGCCAGCAGACGCTCACCCGAACGGGGCGCGCGCTCCGTGACCAGCTCCTGCGCTTCGACCGCCTCGACGGCGCGCTGAGGGAGGCCTGGGTCGCCTCGCGATTCCGAGACTCAGCAGTCGCGCGTCAATTGGAGGCCCTCGACGCGGCGGGCATCGCCTGGCTCCGAGAGGTCCTGGCCGAGCACGGCTGGCCTGGACGCACGCTCGTGGGAGCCGCCGCCTCCGAGGCCGCGTGCCGCCTCGTCCAGCACTCCACCTGCGCGATTCACTTCCAGCGACGCTGTCTGCGCATGCTCCAGGACGCGGCCTCGCGAGGTGATGTCCCCCTGCGTCAGGTGGCCTATCTCACCGACGCCATCCGAGTCCGAGCTGGAAAGAAACAGCTCTACGGAACGAAGTTCCGCGAAGTGGATGGAGAGCTCGTCCCCTATCCCCTCGAAAAGCCAGACACGGTCGACGCAAGGCGGAAACGGATGGAGCTGTCCTCGCTGAGCCTCTACGCTCGCAGGCTCAGACAGCGCTTCCCGACTTCCTGA